A window of Fusarium falciforme chromosome 1, complete sequence genomic DNA:
gggcgcctcctccttgggagTAGGGGGCAGCTTGGGAGTTGCGACGGGGGCGACGTTGTCCTGGCCGAACTGTGCCTCTAGGAACCACAGCAGACGCTCGAGGCGCTCCTCAGGGGTTGCAGAGTGGTGAGGGTTTGCGGCAGGGAGCTCGTGCGAGTGAGAGTGCTTGGCCGAGGAACGCTTGACGGCGGCAGGTGAGCTCTCGACGGAGAAGAGGACGGCCATGACAGAGTCGGCGATGCCGTCGTTGAGCATGTTGCCCTCCCATTCGAGCTCGACCTCACCGTTTGTGCGGTATCGTACAGAAACGCAACCCATCACCAGATACGCCGCGACGAGGCTGGCTACCTCTTCATCTGCCTCCTCCGGGTGAGTCTCACCGTCGGTGATGGCCGCATCACCGTTGGTGCCGTTCTTGGCACGGCGCATCTCTGGCAGCTCCTCAATAGTACCGAATGTGCCCTCAAGAGCCCACTTAACCAGGTCGATGCCCGCAGCGCTAAGGGTCAGACGCTGCTTGCAGGTGATGGTAGTGGTGTTGAGACCAGCGTACTCGCGCAGATCCTCGGGGGCCATGAGTGAAAGCTTGAAGTCGTTCTGCACAAGTACTCCGGTGACAAGAGGAGGCGCGGTAGCAGGATCAAGGTGTATGTTTTGGGGCGGCTGGATGGAGGCGAGCTTGCCGACGACCTTGGCAGTCTTGTCGGCCTTGAAGGGGATGCGAAGTTCTTCGCAGTTGCGAGGAGAGTAGACCTTGACCTTTACCGTCTTGTTTGCGTTGAGCGAAAGAAGCTTTGACTTGAGACGCATCATGTTGTGCTGTTCGCCATGGACGAGAATCTGtaatagatattagcttGTGCCTTGTTTAGTAGAAAGGGGAGCAAACGTACAACCACAGGCGCTGCAACCTCTTCAATAAACTCGCGGTTCTCGACACCATCAACGTGGGCAGCAAAAGAGTATTCTTGAACGCTGCACCTTCGAGGAATGAGAACCTTCTCGCCGTCGCCTCCAGGCATTCGACGAGCGCCAGCCATGCTGCGAGACATGACGGCCTGGATCTGATCTGGTTCCTGCGTGATCTGCTTGGCCATGGTGCCCTCGACACTGTAACCAGTAATGATCACACCGTTCTTCTCGCTAGGGGCCCAGCGCTCTAGCAGCTCTCGGCTGACACCGTTCTGCAGCATACCAGGACTGGCAAGCATGACACAGCCACCGACGTCGTCGAATCGGTCGAGGTTCTTCAGAGAGcgaatatacttaaagtccCAAGGCCCACCCTTGCCAGCACCATCCCCAgaagcctcggcctcggccatACGCTCACGGAAAAGACGCTTGATATTGTCGTTCATGGCGCCGACATAAGTCTGGTACACAAGCATACACTTTCTCGCCAGGTTACTGGCGTAGTAGATGGGGTATTTTTGGAAGTCAGCATGCTTGCCCCAATACTCGTCGAGAATCAACAGAAGCTCTTGGGCACGTCCCAGGGCGAAGACGGGCATGAGAACACGGCCACCTCGGTTTAGGATGCTTGTGATGGACTTCATGAGCGCCTGTTCTCTCTCCAGGCGAGGAACGTGAGAGGCAATGCCATACGTCGACTCGGTGATGAGAACATCAATCTTGACGCCCTTAGGAACCTCTGCCGAAACCAGATGTCGATCTTGCTCTCGCGAGTAGTCTCCAGTGAAGAAGATGTTGAGCCCACCAATCTCGATGAGGAACATGGCCGCGCCGAGCACATGGCCTGCTGGGTAGGGTGTGATTctgatggaggagatggtATGAGTTGTGTGATAGTCGATAGCCTCAATCTGCGGAAATGTGTTGAGATGGTCCTGCTCCGTGTAGACGGGCTGCGAGGTTGGATTTGACGATGTGTTGCCCACTCGGACACTGTCCTGGATAAGCCATTTGTAGATGGCCTTGGTAGGATGCGTCATGAATACACGCCCTCTGAAGTTGGTCTTTGCGAGCACATACGGCAAAGACGCCGCATGGTCAA
This region includes:
- a CDS encoding Endoribonuclease YSH1 — translated: MASKRKASAMNAAAAEEPVDPSDELMFLCLGGGNEVGRSCHIIQYKGKTVMLDAGQHPAYDGLAALPFYDDFDLSTVDVLLISHFHIDHAASLPYVLAKTNFRGRVFMTHPTKAIYKWLIQDSVRVGNTSSNPTSQPVYTEQDHLNTFPQIEAIDYHTTHTISSIRITPYPAGHVLGAAMFLIEIGGLNIFFTGDYSREQDRHLVSAEVPKGVKIDVLITESTYGIASHVPRLEREQALMKSITSILNRGGRVLMPVFALGRAQELLLILDEYWGKHADFQKYPIYYASNLARKCMLVYQTYVGAMNDNIKRLFRERMAEAEASGDGAGKGGPWDFKYIRSLKNLDRFDDVGGCVMLASPGMLQNGVSRELLERWAPSEKNGVIITGYSVEGTMAKQITQEPDQIQAVMSRSMAGARRMPGGDGEKVLIPRRCSVQEYSFAAHVDGVENREFIEEVAAPVVILVHGEQHNMMRLKSKLLSLNANKTVKVKVYSPRNCEELRIPFKADKTAKVVGKLASIQPPQNIHLDPATAPPLVTGVLVQNDFKLSLMAPEDLREYAGLNTTTITCKQRLTLSAAGIDLVKWALEGTFGTIEELPEMRRAKNGTNGDAAITDGETHPEEADEEVASLVAAYLVMGCVSVRYRTNGEVELEWEGNMLNDGIADSVMAVLFSVESSPAAVKRSSAKHSHSHELPAANPHHSATPEERLERLLWFLEAQFGQDNVAPVATPKLPPTPKEEAPEGKVKDEDAMEEDGDEDSQLEERQRKEIERLHKIGIPVPGVSIKVDRLTATVWLEDLEVECNNKVFADRVRAVVERAVEVTAPLWG